In Solanum lycopersicum chromosome 3, SLM_r2.1, the genomic stretch TGGATGAACCATTCAACTTATTGGCTTGTTCATCTTCACCTCTGAGGATGTGTTCTAGTGAAAGTATTCATGAAGTCCAAATCAACTTGATATAAATGAAGTTAAGAATAGTAGTTTAGTGATTCTGACATGTCCTTGGGTTTTGCAATCATGTTTTCTACTGTTTGTTTAGTTGTACGTGGTAGAAAATACATTTTATGATCTTGTTCGATAAGTCTTTTCATGCAACACGTATTTAGAAGTTGATTGTGTTTGTTTAGAAGGGGGGCACTTTGCTCTTCTTGAAGTTGGATCAGGAAAAAATCGTGTTCTGTCCCTAACAGAAATATAATTGCACATCCACTTTCTATCTTATGGACTCTGTTTGTTTTGCATCGTCAATCTCATGGCAGAGTATTGCTTCACACTATTATAAGTTAACTTTTATGTCATAGGTATCAAGCCATGCTTCAGAAGAATTTAATGTATTTAGCTGCTATCGCTGATGCCCAACCACAACAATCAGCAGCAACCTCACAGGTGGATTATATGTTTGATTCAGTGTTTCTTGTGAATTTGCTTGTCTTTCTCTAATATTTAAGTAGCTGCAGGCTCAATCTACTCCTCAACTTGGAAACCAGATGCAGCAAACTCAGGCTGCTctgcaacagcaacagcaacaaggTGTCGCTATTTCCAAACTGCCTTTCCAGCTCAATGCCCTTCCGACCCAGGAGCAGCAACAGCAAATGCTCCAGTTTCAGCAGCAGCAACAATTCCAAGGCCAATATGGTTTTGGACCTACTGCCAACAATGCAATGCGTCAACTTATGCAACCTGGACTAAACAGCTCAGGAACTATGGATGTACGAGGAAATAAGCAAGGCAGCTTAGAAGGTAATCCTAGTGATGGCCTTGGAAAATCAGGTGGAAGACATGTTAACGGTGAGAGGGAGTAggctttttttttaacaaaaaaatctcaaaattgtTATGCACCCTGTTTTATCGGTGTAGGTATGTTTGATAAGGATGTTTTAATCTGAGGAACACCTAAGATTATGTTGTCAAAGGCCACTCATGGCAAAGCTTTGTTATAACTTGTAAAATCTTTGACCTATTGGCATCAAGTTTACCTTGCACAGGCATGGCTTTGGTTGAAATACTCCCTCCACCCCCAAGTCCAACCCACTCTTTTTGCATGGCCAAGTGAAGTTTTAGAATCATAGGTCACTGTGGCTTGTAGAAGTGACTCTTTTTACGTTTTCAGTCACCATTTTATTCAAGTTAAATTTCATCCATTATAATTGAAAGTTTCAGCAAAATGACGGAGTGAATTTTATTAAACCAAGCTAAAAGAACTAACAAAAATCTCCTATTCTCTATTAAGTTATGATTAGGCAAAAGAAAAGGGAGAAAGTGATcgtaatttatttaaatactatGATGTGCAGATTCAAGGTGACATGTATTCTTGTTATTAAAGAGTACCTGGAGAATGTGCGATCatgagaaaaattcaaaaataaaatattaatcctGGCTACTCAAAGCATGAAATGTGGATTAAACATGCATTACGAGTTCAAAGTTTGCAAGGGCATGAAAAACTTGATATCTTATACTTGATGTCATTTGTTTGGGCATGGAATTTAACGTTCTTTTAAACGAAAAGATAATTAAAGTCTATCATTTGAATAAATTAGAaacgtttaaaaaaaataagtttcagatAAGGgtatgaaaaggaaagaaagcaTGTAAAGTGAACTGCTGGCTTATCTTTTTTCCATATCCATTCTTTgccttttggaaaaaaaaaaagtactgaAGTAGTAACTAGAGCCACCTAATACTTCTATTGCCTgaaccaaaaaagaaagaaacgcTACTTCCctccattttattttacttcGTCTCTAtactaaaagtagatatttcaTCTTATAATGAGTTATTATAAAAAGTCTTGCGTCAAACTAGAAATTcgtaaattttcaattaatttaaatgcaTGTGTTCCCACAATTATAATTCTTTGCAAGCACAGTACAACTAATTATGAATTTTCCAGgatcatattttcattttttcaatttctactCAATCACATGAAAATCAATTGAGATTTCAAAATCTAATAAATGGGATGATGTTATTGTATATTTAAGCACGTAATCATTGACCTACTAGACAAATGCTATAGAAAAGTTTCTCATATAAAAGCATCTCACAACTCAGACAAAAGTTGCTACAACTCAACATAAATTAAATCCAATTTTAACCAACCGAAATATAGCACAACCTGTCCCTTTTGTTTACACCCCTAGCTAGATCCTGCAATTAACCTGGGTCATGCAGATCATCACATTCTTctaaacattaaaattcaacaaGATGCAGTTTGCAAATCAATGCCATTATGAGCAATTTAAGTGTACATCCCCAGTAATATGATCAGTGACCATTTAACGGCTAGATTCCCAACAAAAACAGAGGATGCATACTAAGATTGAACAATTGTTTCCACTTAACATGTAAAAGGGAACATTACAGTACATTTCcaatttgaatattaaaatttatccCTCTggataatttcaaatttaaatgatCAGCCATACCCATCAACATCCAATAACTGTCCTGCCACACCTACCTATCAGCATCCAAAATCTGTCCACCACACCTATCGGCGTCCAATATATGCCCTGCCATACTCGTCAGCATCCAGTATATGCCCTGCCATAATCGTCAGCATCCAATGTTTGCCCTGCCATCCCAAACATGAATTCTTAATCACCAAATAAACTGAAGGAAACCATGCAAGAAGCGGCTAGCTTTCAGCAAACCATAAACAAGaacctttttttttggaataacaAGAACACGGGAGATTTCTGGTATTCAAAAGTTCTGCCGATACAGAACTTTTATTCAACCTCAATGATGATCGTTTTTAGTTCGAATTAATAGTGCTGTCTCTTTCAATCTAAAAGGTAAGTACTAAAAAGATGGCAGGTTTTTTCAGCAGCAATATAAACTTGCTGCAGTTGAGCAGGCAACAACTCAGAGATCTTAAAAGAATACAAGTAAAACATTATGTTCAGTTTATTACTCGTGTTCGGTGAAGTAAGCAAAAACTATTTTCGAGGATGTCGGCTATAGGAATGTGGGGATGAAGATGAAGTGTGTTGTGGAGTGTGGGGAGGACACAATCAATGTGCAATGTCACTAGTAGAACATGTTTTCCCTACTTCCATTAGGGAGCTcattttccacatttttaaGGAGCTTGTTTTCCTCGAGAAAATATTAACCGATCAtgtgaaaatttgaaagcattccttcataccaaacatacCCATTGTCCAAAATTGTCATTAATACTTACTATCTTCTAGAGCCTGATGAAATCCCTGCATTCctgaacataaaaataaaacattcgGTATGAGATTCTCCTAATGGTGGCAATGAAAACAAAACAATAGCTCTTGGTAGTTCTAAACATGATGATAATGGATACCTGCCCTGTCTACCCACTAAATTTGTGCCAGGTCGCCCATGAGATGAAACCTTGTTTTGTGAACTACCCATGTCATTTTTGTCAGCACTAGCTCCATTTCCAAGGTTCAATTGCACAGATGACGCAGTCCTAGCTTCAGATGCATTTAGCTCCATCTGGTCTCTCGGCTTAGTcaatatttttacatttgagATGCCCCCAGTACTGTTGAAAGAGGCCCCATTAGAAATCTGACTTTGAAGGTTGTCACTAGAATTTGCAGGTCTGACGACAGCATAGTCTTTGAAAACTGCCTTCTCAGATGTTGGTTCAACTGATGGTACCCTCTTCAAGCGGTGATTTTGTGGCATAGGGGTGACTGCAATAGGAGGCAAAAGAGAGGAGTACGACGAAGGAGCTGCAGCTGCAGCAGCCACTTTAGCAGCTGCAGCTGTGGCTGCTATAATTTCTTGAGCACCTCCGCGGAGTTGAATGAAGTCTCCGTCAATTACAAATAACTAGAAAGGTAGAACAACTAAATTAGTTACTAAGCACCAGCTCAATACAGATCCACTAAACAAAGCATAAATCTATACATACTTCTGGATGGTTTGCCAcaaattcatcaagttttccGTACTTCTTTTTGTAGTCATGCCAGTGCAAGGGGGCGAGCATTTTACCAAGTCTATTTGGGAGCTGCACATCAGGCCATGCATTAGGAACTGAAATCATAATagacaaaaacaaagaaagaaacgaCTATGGACTAGAAGAAGTGACAGAATCCAAAAACAGCTTTCACAAAGTATTACTAACCGTAGAACTAATCCTTATTCTACCACCAGAACCAGGGGGAACAGTACGGACTATGCAAGCCAGCAATGCCTTTTCGTCCAGGAGATTAACCTCTGCTGATTTACCGACTGCATATGCATTCTTCTGTCCTCCAGCAACATACGTTTCTGTCAAAACAGCACTTGACACAGTGTCCACCACAGACTCAGTTGAATTACGCACATTATTTGAAATTTCGGCTGACGATTTATCAGCATTCGAACTAAATTCTCCCATTCTTAACCCTTGAGGCTCTAGCATGTAGTTAGCTGAAGAGTTGACATTGTTCACCTGCAACATTGGCAACGAGTGCAAGATGATTCTGCTTATTCACACCGTTTAAACACCGCCACCCAAAACCCTCCCGCCAAACATAAATAACACAAACACAAGTAGCAACCAAAAATAATCGGGATGGCTTCCCTTTCAGAGGAATACCTCTGTTTCATTGTTATGTTCATGTGAATCCAATCTTAAAGCACCATTGAATTGCGAAGAAATCTGATGCAAAGTCTGATGTGTCTGTACACCTGAGAGGTAATTCTTATCCACAGACTGAAGTTCCTACAAAATTATGATGGATCAAGATATCAGCTATACTGAACAGGAAAAAAATGCAGGTAACTGCAAACAATAGAAGTCTGGTGCTCAACCTGTCCATCTTCACTTGAAACTGGAACGACTGAATCCTGAGTTTCAATTCCTTGGTTCACATTGAGAAGAGATTGTCCATTGACAGTTGTTTCGTGATCATACTGAGAATCTGATCTTGGCAAGGTTGACTGAGGTTGCAAAGTGTACTGATTGTGATTAGAGATATGTGAACCCTCTGGTACAGCCTTGAAAACCATACAACTAACAATTTACCTTTACAGTGTAAACAAaagtaacaaggataactagACCAAGATACTCTACTTTACCTGTTGGTTTGGCCAATGCTGAAGAGATGATACTGCTGGTACTGAGTGAAAATGCCCAACATGAGATTGAGGAACATGTGATGGTAAAGGAGGAGGAATTCCCTGTTGATGCATTACATATGGATGCAGAGCAGCAATTTGTCCAGGCGGAAGGTAGGTTGTCATCCCAAGCACGGATGAAGGAGCAACTGGCATACCATGTACATGATCCGCCTGGTGGAACCCAAGAAAAGAGTATTAGATGTTGTGAACACAGAAGCAAGGACAAAAGAGGcttaaaaacaatatattttcctactctttgttattttctttatgagAGAGTGGAGATGGGGGGTCAGTTAATAAGCCAATCAAAACAGACAAGGATGGAGCAACTGGCATACCATGTACATGATCTGACTGGTGGAACACAAGAAAAGAGAGTATGAAATGTTATGAGCATAGAAGCAAGGACagacaaaagagacttagaACGTCTTTTCCTTCTCATTTTATGAGGGTGTGGAGGTGGGGGTTAAGGTTGCCAATCCAAACAGGTTCTTAGTCATTTAGAGTCACCACAACGTAGTCAGCAGCAGCTCCAGATAATCCAAATATTGTGTTACATAGGTTTTGTTTAAACACAAACCCAACAAACCCTTGGCAAAATTCGAGGAAAAAATCTATATTAAGACCACATGAAACGTTGAAAAGACCTCTTCTTTCTGAAGCCAATTAAGCAACCCTCGAATCTCGATACACACAGTTACACCTCTCACGAGTATCTATTGATCAACTTAGAAGCTAATGTACCTACAAACTAGGCATAATTCAtgctttttcttttcaaaacatAATTCATGGTTCTATTATCAAAAACGCAGTCAAACTTAGCTATTGATAAAACTTCAAGTTTTATGAGAATGAGGACTTTGCGATTCAGCTCATCAAGTTAAATTTTCTAGTTCCTTGACAGCCTTGCTGGAATTTTAcacaaaagattaaaaaaatcctATGTGTTCATACAGCAAAAGAAAAGATGGAATCAAATGCAATAGACCAAAAACAGCTATAACTAATAAGTTGTTGCATCATAGTGAACTCATAAATAACTACAGCATAATCTTTGACAACGCTTAGTGTttattaaaatacaatataatacacCAAAGATGAGAATAAGCACCATTTTCCAATTTCAGACCATTATGACTCATAAACGACAAATAAAACAGACAGACAAGGCCCTGGAGTAGTACTTCCATAGCAAATCATCGAGCCCTAACCGACCTCTTATTTACAGTGCCGataacatcaatataaccaACATAATCCCAGAAAACGCAAAGCTGGTCAAAAGAACAATTTGAACAGAGTGGTGATTTGTACCTGAGTTGACACATGCCCAGTTGAAGCAAAAGATGGAGCATTTTCAACAGTTCCATTCTGTAGGCCTATGGAACTTTCACCAGGTGTACTGCTTCCGCTAGCATTAAGTTGGCTTCCATTGCTCTGCCCAAGATGACTAGCATCTTTAGAATTCAGATTAGAGACTTGTGAACCCTCAGAGTAAGTTCCACCTCTTGCCTCAGCCAATTCAAGTTGGAGCTGTTGCATGTGCATATGCAAGCGCTCCATCTCACCAAACTAAtgggaaaaaataaaagagatcaTGTCAGCAGATGTCACTGCAATATACTCAGCATTTAAATCACTCCAATTAGGACCATATAACCAAGGATATTCCTAATTAGAGCAAGTGAATCAACTTAAGTCGATGAATTATCCTAGTTGAAGCACCTGTCTTTGGTAGGCAAGCCAAAGCTGGTTATACTGTTCTGTGCGCTCCCGCAATTCACCTTGCTGCACAGCATCGAATTCCTGAACACGAGTCATCCAAGTTTGGGCCTCCCTTATTTGTTCATCTTTGAAAAGGATAGTTTCCTGAGCTATCCTATGCTGAAAAACAACAGTTGTGACAAATAGTCAGAAAATGACATACAACTTAAAGAGGTCAAAAATGACATTATAAACATGGTCTTCTTACGCTACAACAAATAATTAGGCTCcaactgaaatttttttttaaaaatgtggaACACAACAGCCCCAATATTATTGAGTAAAACATTTCACAAatgaaacacacaaaaaaatgtaTGCAAAGCATTAACAAAGCTCAACATAGTCTACCCTGGCGAGGAATAAAAATTCGAGTAATATAGAGGTTGTGAAGAAAGGCTGTCAATCCCCCAACCTAGCACAAATTTAAGAAGCTGCAATTTTGAACTTATGTTACCGAGAATCAAAAAGTTCAAAGTGGTTGTTACTTGATCAATATAAGAGAAACAAAATAGGAACTCCATGAAGAGAACTTAAACTTAAAGATATCAAACTTAAGCAAAACCAATAAGATGAAGTTTAAAAGGTCAAATGAACTTTATGTttgttgatgatgattttaaattaacaaGAATTCCAGGATTCCTTTTCTCCAAATGTTAAAATCATTCTTTTATGGAGTCATGAATAAATACTGGTAATATTAACTACCTTTAAATTCCTTACTTTTAATGACCCTTTCAGATGGAATCTTCACTAGTACAGCCAAAAGAAAATTGTGTCCAGTTTGTTTGGAAAACTGTGGAAAAGAAATTACAAAGTTGAAAAAAGAACAGTTctttgttttttgaaaatgaaaatatgctTACAAGAAAATTGAACATGAAAAAAGAACTCAAACAAACTTGAAGAAGAACTTGAAAAACAGCATTCTAAAGTTGATCtttatacttcaattttttgcaaaatacAATTGCATCTTTTGGCAAGTTCTTGAACCAAACACATGTTCGCAAAAagaaaattgcaaaaaaattaaaaagaatttgcaAAAAATACAACCATAAATGTTTATGGCACTGTATTTCTCACCACACATATCTCCACAAGACAATATAGTTTAGTCGATTTAGCgtatatttctatgtttttttcttataagTAAGGCTTGCATTGATAGAGTGCACCAATATGATGCACATTCTATGATTTATTGTGTTTACTTCAACTTAATACTACACTTCACTTCCTCGAACCTAGTTTTAGTTACATTAATCCCAGTTAAACCATGTTTGGTTAACTGAACACAAGTAAACCTTTTATGTTGCATTTCACCAACCATATATAATATGCACAAAAACAATATACATGCACACAATGAGGCACAACGATGAAACTTGATTAATAACATCAAAAGAGAAACAACAGTCTtcattacaaatttaaaaagtaaagaatCAGGAAACAAAGATAATCTTCATCATCCCTGTGTCTGAAAGAGAAAAATGTACCTGTTCCTGCAGTTCAACGAACTGACGCTCCTTTTCTTGAATATGCTCTTGGAGATCATGAATTTGCTTAATATGCTGAGCTCTTTCTGCTTCAGAGTTGTCCCTCTCTCTCCTAAAAAGTGATAGTCTTATTCAGATTATGAGATTGATACTACAATATTATGCCAAATTTGGAAGGTAGATGTAAAATCATTTCTAAACTTCAATTACTGAACTAGACAAGAACAACAGAAGATAACTTCAATACTAAAATGTAAGATGCCCACAATACAAAAAAGTAGAAGTTGTTCCTCATTAGCACAAAAAAAAGCAACCTGTAAGTTTGTAGTTCTTTACTCTGTTCTCTAAGGAGATCCTCTTTTGCCCATGCCTGGTGAAGCAATGAAAAGGATCATCAACTACACTCCAGAAGAatcaagaaataaatatataagagTTAGAATTGTCAAACAACCGCTTCATGGTCCAGTCTAATTGCATTCAGTTCCCTTTCTTTCTCTTCCATCCTCCTCTCCAACTCATAATTCCTCTGGTCCCTTTCATGTATTTGGTCCTTAAAAAGCATTAAAACCAACAATTTGATCAGTAAACCCATTAATGTCCTAAGCAGTAATCAAAATATATCAAAGACTATAGAACCTGCAGCTTAACATTGGCAGTGACATGTTCTTTTATCTGAGCATCAAAACTATTCCGTATTTCCATCATCTCTGATCTTGCAATGAGCTGAGCTCGTAGTTCAACCTCCATTTGATGAaactcttctttttgttttaccACAGCAAGTAGTCTCTGTTGCAGTATATCATTGTTTGGAGTTCCATCAATAGTGATTGAACAGAAGTCCACATCAACCGGCTCTCTCCCTTGCTGCACCTTAgtcaaaaacaaattatactCACATTCAAGTTACAAACCCAAAATACTAAAGCAAATTTATCATAACGTTTTCTCTTAATTTAAAAGCACTACCTCATATATCAGCCTCTCGTCGGATTGACCTAATCTGGACCTTTCCGTTTCCTACGTCAGATACATCGACAAAAACGTATAAATCGAAAATGACAATGAAAACACACCGTCTAGATCAGAAATAAAAGCAATGCGAGAAGAATTTTGCATCGTCTATAAAGTTACCTCACTACCGGAATTCCGAACCGATTGCTCAGAGACAGCACGCCACTCTTTGCGAGCAGCTTGAGCCGATGAAACAGGAAGAGCAACACCGCGTGCTGCGGCGGCTGCGGCGACACCAGCCGCTGCCGAAGCCTCCATATGTCGGTACGATTCGGCTCTCCAACTCCTCACGCTTTACTCAAAACCCTAGAACAGAAAACGAAGATGAAATCGACGATACAGATGATGAAAATGGAGGTGCAAAAGAAACCCTAGAGTCGTAAAGAGTAAAAATGGAGGTCGTCGAATCGGGATTAATGGATAGTAGATGATGGGAAGGAGAGACGTAGCAGAGTGAGAATAAAATGATGTATGTACCTTTAGAGCAGCGGTTCGTCTTTGGATTTGGGGGTTTCGAGAGTAGAGAAGAGGGGGTTTTGGGAAAGAAAGGGGTTATGAAGAGGACTGAAAAGTAAAAAGATGAAACTCTTGATGACTGAAATACTCAAATACTGTGCTCTAGTGAGTGGGAGAGAGAGACAAATTTTTGTCCTTATATAGATTGgtcattataatttatttttttatttgaaaatttgcaaaaaaaaaaaaaaaacacattcaaaatttaaatatttatattaaaaataaaattttaaatgtctAACACCCTCTAGAACTTTCAAATatcaatgcaaaaaaaattggagTTATAGTTATTTGATGagaagtttaatttatttttatttggaaaagtttagttatacatcaattatatatttattgtgaTATTAAAAGTGTGGTTTGTAATGTAGAAGTGTATCcaaaatttatgtttatattgcgtgggataaaaaattgtttctgATAATAAAACTATCATCATACATAGAAATTgagcaaacaaaaaaacaataataataacacaattaaaaaaacaaaaaaaaattaataaaaatgatattgataaatatacaaCGGAGCATAGTGCTCTAAACTAGAATTATGCTCTCATAAGAAACAGAGAAATTGTTTAACTATATACATATTATCTATCTTAATTCTCGATTATACACATTTTTATCTAGGATTATATTTTCagtaagttaaataaatatcatGTCATGCATTATCATATTTTCACAATACTCTTTACAAATACAAACCATTTCAACCCTGTTTTTCGTGTCTTGTCTATTATTAAGACCATTCTTATATTTTACAAATACAGACCATTTCAACCCTATTTTTCGTGTCTTGTCTATTATTAAGACCATTCTTATATTTTACAAATACAGACCATTTCAACCCTATTTTTCGTGTCTTGTCTATTATTAAGACCATTCTTATATtgctttttaaatatttgtctCTAATTTTATCTTTCCTGGTGTATTAATGGATCTTTGTGAGAATCCTCATATCTGCTATTACCATTGAACGTGTGAATTCTTAACTAGACAACAATATGTCACATATAACATGATTGATTTAACAACTATTCTACAAAACTTGTATTTTCGTCTCATGACACATTCTTATCACATAAGACTTCAGATGTGAGTCTTAATTTTATATACTCGCAACAAATTTAATGTGTGACCGGATCATCACCAATATCTCTATATTTTTGGATTACCCAAGATAGTTGGATTTCTCTCTTGGGAAACTTCATGTTTCAATCTTTATTTTCACAATCGTCTCGTGTGATGTATCACTAAAGTTGCACTTCATGTATTTTGTTTTAGTGCTCTCTACATAAAGCCTTTAAACTTTGACATATGTATTTTGcattcttatatttttcatgtgGTATACAGTTAGTCCcctaattatatgttttaattgaagaattgattttttgaagaaaaaagaaaagcaaaaaaaattctaacaaaatgtacataatcacaataaatatatgcacaaaattacataatctttaattttatatattagaaataacataaaaatagcATCCAtgaaacacataatatatttttatatacattttatagGTGAAATTCATTGAGAGATACCTTATGACACAATCGTTTATTTAAGCACTTAAATTTAGAGTCGTTCCAATTAAATATTGGGTTTGAAAGGTGATTAAGATGTTACGGAAGTTTATAATTTGCAAAAAATATGATTGATAAATTAGATAacaaaaattatactaaaaatcaaaatattaatatatcgAAACTGATATAAAGAAAAGCAAATAGAGAGAATAAATCTTCCCATAAACAAAAGTTTCTAAACGACTACATTGTGAATAATATTGCTATGTGTTATAGAgacatatttgtatattttggcgaattatacatatataaatgtggttaattatacaaactcgaagtcagtcCACGTAATTAacgtataatgttagtcgcgagtgataattatagcaaactacaACTATAATGAGTAACTAAGTAGTATAAACTTGCTTAACCACGTAATTTTCCCTACAAAATTATGTTTCATTTACGTAAATATGGATATGAtacaaattgattttgttataaAACATCAGTATTTATGTGTCAACAATAATATCTGGTAGTGTCTACAGATACATAATCTTCTACTAGTTGAACAACGTTGAGTGTATGTATGGGTAGTAAAAGATATTGAAATTTGTAATAGTTATGTatctaatatataattatcaacatGAGATATACAAATTTGTGTTTCAATAGGGTTATGtatcaaaactaatatttgaaaatgatatatTGTACATGATAAAACTGTAATATATCATAAAGGTGAAATGAAcgaattatacattaatttaaaaaacaaaaaca encodes the following:
- the LOC101246515 gene encoding uncharacterized protein isoform X2; amino-acid sequence: MEASAAAGVAAAAAARGVALPVSSAQAARKEWRAVSEQSVRNSGSEETERSRLGQSDERLIYEVQQGREPVDVDFCSITIDGTPNNDILQQRLLAVVKQKEEFHQMEVELRAQLIARSEMMEIRNSFDAQIKEHVTANVKLQDQIHERDQRNYELERRMEEKERELNAIRLDHEAAWAKEDLLREQSKELQTYRRERDNSEAERAQHIKQIHDLQEHIQEKERQFVELQEQHRIAQETILFKDEQIREAQTWMTRVQEFDAVQQGELRERTEQYNQLWLAYQRQFGEMERLHMHMQQLQLELAEARGGTYSEGSQVSNLNSKDASHLGQSNGSQLNASGSSTPGESSIGLQNGTVENAPSFASTGHVSTQADHVHGMPVAPSSVLGMTTYLPPGQIAALHPYVMHQQGIPPPLPSHVPQSHVGHFHSVPAVSSLQHWPNQQAVPEGSHISNHNQYTLQPQSTLPRSDSQYDHETTVNGQSLLNVNQGIETQDSVVPVSSEDGQELQSVDKNYLSGVQTHQTLHQISSQFNGALRLDSHEHNNETEVNNVNSSANYMLEPQGLRMGEFSSNADKSSAEISNNVRNSTESVVDTVSSAVLTETYVAGGQKNAYAVGKSAEVNLLDEKALLACIVRTVPPGSGGRIRISSTLPNRLGKMLAPLHWHDYKKKYGKLDEFVANHPELFVIDGDFIQLRGGAQEIIAATAAAAKVAAAAAAPSSYSSLLPPIAVTPMPQNHRLKRVPSVEPTSEKAVFKDYAVVRPANSSDNLQSQISNGASFNSTGGISNVKILTKPRDQMELNASEARTASSVQLNLGNGASADKNDMGSSQNKVSSHGRPGTNLVGRQGRNAGISSGSRR